In Pongo pygmaeus isolate AG05252 chromosome 19, NHGRI_mPonPyg2-v2.0_pri, whole genome shotgun sequence, the genomic stretch GGATCACAGCCATCATCACCCCAGCTCGCAGGCAGAGCCCAGGGGCCAAGCACCTACTTTGTTCATGATCCAGTCAGCATCTTCAATGGCTCTTTTAATAATCTGCTGGATTCTCTCAGGGTTGTCTTCATCTGAATGAACCCGAAAACTCTGCAAGTTTAAGCATAAAGAAAGATGACTAGGCAAAATTCCCAGGACAGGCAGCTTCAGAGCACCAATCACAGGCCAGGGACACTGGTGGGCACTTTATACCCAGCAGCTCTCTTCATCCTCCATAGACTGTTAGAATTATCCCACacagagatgaggaaacagaggctcactTGCTGCTGAACAATAGCATTTGAATCCTAGTCTATGTGACTGCAAAGCATGTACTCCTGCCACCAAGGTAGGTGCAAAAAGACTGGCTCCCAAGTTACTGCCAAATCAAGCTAGGCCCAAAGGCTATCAGGCAGTAGAGGCCAAGGGGAAACTCCCATCTCTCTTCCTCAGAAGAAGCTGCTTTCCCCAGGGTGAGATCTCTGCATAGGCTTCACAGCAGGGAGGAAGAAGTAGGACTTCTCTCGGCCCAGTGCTAGGAGAGCTAcacagggaagggaggggaggtagTAGAGAGAGTGGCCTCAGGAAATCCACCCAGGCCCAATGCAGAGCATGGGATGCTGTTTGCTTTTGACCAGATATTCACCCTTGAGAAGCAACCTAAGATTCaggttttgcttttcaaaaagaactggcgccaggcgtggtggctcatgcccgtaatcacagcactttggaggccgaggcaggcagatcacctcaggtcgggagctcaagaccagcctgaccaacatgataaaccccatctctactaaaaatacaaagttagccaggtgtggtggcacatgcctgtaatcccagctactcaggaggctaagggaggagaatcacttgaacccaggaggcagaagttgtggtgagctgagatcgcgccatcgcactccagcctgggcaacaagagtgaaactccaactcaaaaaaaaaaaaaaaaaaaaaaagaactggcacctccctcccctgTCACTCCCAGCTCCACACATCCTCCTGCTCACCTTTAGGAGCTCCCCCTCAGCATCCACCTCTGGCATGCCCTCCTTGACTCCCTAGACAGCTAACTGCTCCCTTTTCCATGTTTCCACAGCCCTCTGTGGCTATCGccacctctaatttttttttttttactttccatattATATGTGTATGAATTTTAGCTAACTTTCTATTTGGAAATGATTTCTCACTTACAGAAAGTTGCGATAATAATACAAAGAATTTCCTACCAGAATCActgattgttaacattttgctacACTCACTTTATCATTCTCTTTATATAAGTATGTATAAATTTTTTCAGAAGCATTTAAGAGTAAGTTGCAGACACCCTGTCCTTACCCCTAAACATTCCCATGTGTATTTCCTAATGACAAGGGCATTCTCTGACATAACCACAGTAATCAAATTCAGAAGACTCAACATTGATACAACTCTATAATCTATAGCCCATATTCCAATTTCATGCACTGCCCcagtaatattcttttttttttttttttgaggcagggtctcactctgtcacccaggtgagaacgcaatggcacaatcacagctcattgcagcctcgacctccgggctcaagcaatcctcccacctcattgtttgatttttctgtagagacaaggtcttgctatgttgcccaggttggtcttgaactcctgagctcaatctgcctgccttagcttcccaaaatgctgggattacaggcatgagccaccatgcctggttcccAATAATATTCTTTACAGCACTTTTTTTCTGGTCTAGGATCATACATTACATTTAGTCACCATATCTCTTGAGTTCTCTAATCCAGAACATCAAAAATGTCAGTGTTGTGTTTCACGACACTGACATTTTTGATGAGTACAGTCCTATTAGTTATGTGGTAGATGGCCTCTCGATTTGGTTTTACCTGATGTTTTCTCAGGATTAAATTCAAGTTGTGCACTGTTGGCAGGGATGCCTGCCTAAATGATGTCGTGCCCCACAGTCTATTTTAATTACCCACTTAGCTGCCTCATGCATGCCCTAGCACAGCTGGTGTGCTTGGGTGATGCACCCTCTGTTTCCTGGACAGAGAGGAGCTGGGCTGCCCAGCACTGGTTTCCTGTGGCTCTTACCACACTGCCACCTCACCACCATCTCAGAGACTAGCTCTGTGCCCTGGCCTTGGCCTCTGACCCGCGCCCCTAAGCCTGCCATTAGAGGCAGCCCCCAGACCCGGTAGACCCAGCTCGCACCTGCCTGACAGCATGCTTGTAATGCTGCTGGATGCCCTTGGTTGGCAGCTGCTGGCAACAGCGCAGCAAGTATCGGTAGAGCTGCAGTGGCCTCTGAACCAGTTCTGCCCCTGGCAGCGGGGCCATCCGTGAGACCCTCTGTCCCTGGAAAACAAGCAAGATCACTTCTATGGCATCAAGCCAAGTTCAATACTCAGCCCTGACCCCCAGTTCCCAGTACTCTGGGAAGCAGGCTTGGTGCAGTGCAGAGGCCCCTCCTGTCCCATCCCATGGAGCCTGCACCTTGGGGTGGGCTGGGCGTTCAGTTCAACAGAAGCTCTAGCCCAGAGCAGGCCCACAAGACCAAGGGTGAGTGTGGAGGGAGATGTACAGCCTCATCCCTGGCGTCTTCTTTCTGGAACTCAACTTCAAGTGGTGCATGAGTAGGTGTCCCTCACAGGCAGGGTAGGGTAGATAAGCAGGAAGACCCTGAAGGGCAATCACTAGGAAACCAGCTCTGACATCAGCCATGGTCTGGCAAGGGCACCAAGCCACAGAGGGGAGAATGCATTCAAGCCTGAGCCTTGAAACTCAAAGTGTGCTCCTGAACCAGCAAAACCCACAGCATTGGGAGCTCATCACAAATGCAgtcttgggccccaccccagacccaccAGATcaaacctgcattttaacaaagaTGCCAGGAGATTTGCAGGCACATTTTAAAGTCTGAGAAGCATGAATCTAGGGGGCTCTGCAGAGAAGTTGCTCAACAGAGTCACCACAGTGTGGGCACGTGATTTCATTTCACTATGAGTTATCATAAAAATCacaatgggctgggcgcagtggctcacgcctgtaagtggggcagatcacttaaggtcaggagttcgagaccagcctggcaaacatggtgaaaccccgtctctactaaaaatacaaaattagccaggcttagtggtgcatgcctgtaatcccagctacttgggaggctgaggcaggaggatcacttaaaccccaGAAGTGGaaatggcagtgagccgagatagtaccactgcactccagcctgggtgacaaagcaagattccaactcaaaaaacaaaaaaaaagagagaatcacAATGAGCACTTGTTTGTCTCTATTCACTTTACATGTGAttaatgcacacataagaaaaccGGTCACAGACAGGTctgataacttgcccaagatcacacagctaataaagctggagcttggatttgaactctggtctggctccagagcctttttcttaaattaaaaaaaaaaaaaaaaaaaaaaaaaggctgtattGAGGTATAGTTGATACATAATGAACTTCatatacttaaagtatataatttgatAAGTGCTGCCACAGGTACACACCGGAGAAGCCACTGTCATAATCAAGAGAGTGAACATATCCATCATTCCCAAAATTTACCGCATACCCTTTGTAATCCCTCCCTCCCGATGTCCCCATCCCCAGGCAACCGCTGCATTTTCCAGagttttgtataaatggaattatacagcaAGCTCTCTTTTGTGTCTGCAGAACCCACATTCTTCTCTGTATTAACACTCTCTCTAAAGAACCCACAACTCTAGCCTaacctcttcttttttaaaggaaCTATGAGAGTATAGATTGTTTTAAACGGTAGGTTCTAGAACATATGGGCTTGTAAAGCTTTCATCAGGCTCCTGCCTGAACCTCTGCCACAGCATCTGCTTGGTGTCCCAGTACCTAGCCTGTCACTCCAGTCTCCTCCACACTGACACCACGTGAGCTCTGGAATCAGTGTCCTGGGTGCATCCCAGTCAGCCACAGGAACTGCTCCCAGATCCCTCAAACCACCAAATGTGGCATCTTTCAGTGCACATGCAGCTCCCTGGCTGTGGACTCCTTCCCATTTTCTCTGTGTGAGGAACCTTGTTCATCCTTCCAGGCTCAGCTTAGtgtccttcctccaggaagcccttccTCACGGTCCCTCTCTGGAGACAGAGGCGCTCACCCTGTCCTCTGTGGGGCTGCAGTGCCCCACTCATGGTGCTGCCAGGGATTCATCTGCGACCTCGCCTGTGGCTCTCCCTGGGCTGAGCGCCTGGCCCGCAATGGGCTTCACTCACTGTCAACTAAACAGAATGAAGCTACTATCTCCTCTGTACAGAGAGACGCCCCTTATGTTCCAGATGAAGGAGCTAAAAGAGATCTAGTGACTGGCCTTAGTTTTAAAGGAacatctaaggaaaaaaaaaaaaaaccctcccctCACCTTGCAAAAAGAACCAGAAACTAAATCTATCAGACGCCCTTAAACTAAGAAGGGAAGCTTAGGAAGTAGCTGGTTCCAGAGGCTCCTTCATTCCATTTACATCCCATTATCTCCTCGGCAACAATAAATGTGTCTCCTCAGCTATGTTAGCCAATTCCTCCTGGTTCCCTGGACTCTTGCTCTGATGCTGGAGTGGATAGGTGGTTGTCTGACCCCTACCATCTATTCTCCCTTCTAGTAACAGCCCCAATATGTGATCTGGGGTGCACCCCTCCCCAGGTCTTGGCCCAGAAGGTCTGAGTGGGACTATCAGAGCCCTGCATCCACATGGGTATAAGGACTGGCTCACACATGGGCATGTGACAAAAGCTAGTCCAACCAGAGTGCATCACAACACCTCTGCAGAAGTGGCGTGAAAGGACTCTAGCTCCTTCCCACTAAACTTGATGCTGGGAGGATTTGATCCTCTCTCAGTGAAGCCATCTTACCTCCTCTAGAAGCCTGAGACCATAGCCACATAGCAGAAGGCAGAGCTGAGACCCTGAGTAAAAAACAAGCCCAAATAATGTATTTGGGCCAggggtgatggctcacgcctgtaatcccagcactttgggaggctgagatgggtggactgcttgaagccaggagtttgagaccaacctgagcaacatagggagaccctgtctctacaaaaaataaaaaattaactaggcatggtggcacgcgcctgtagtcccagctactcaagaggctgtgatgggaggatcacttcagcctcaactgcagtgagctgtgatcacaccacggcactcagCCTGGATGATACaaagtgaaactcttgtctcaaaaaaaaaaaaaagagaattcattTGGGCCCTAAAACCATCTACCTGAAGGAAGTCCTTCCCCTAGACTTCTCAATGATCTGGGCTAATTAATCCCCTTTCACCAAAGCAGCTGGGGTTTGTTGTTTTGTCACTTGTATCCCAAAGGGTACTAACTGATGGACAGATCCTCACAAATTTTTACACAATGCAATCTGATGATTCCAGCTGTAAGGAAGAGTCGGACAGGACAGGGCTTCTCAAGTTCCTCCTGCTATCAATCATGACCGTGCCAGTCTGACTCACCACCCAGAAATCAGAGGGGAACCCGTTCAAGGGTGGCCAAGACCATTAGGAGCAACCACAGGAGACATACCACCAAAGTCCCCAACCTGATGGGTAGACTCCACTGGCAGGCTTCCCCAAACTATATAAAGTAGTAATCAAATATTGTAAAATGCTAGTCGCGGAACAGATGGTTACCATCTGTAGTCCTCAAAATTAACATTTGGAAAGAGCACAACTTTGTTTCATTACTTAAAAACTCAAGCAATACTTAGTAACCAACCCAGCAAGTATGGGCGGCAGATTATTTTCAGCTCAATTATAATACTTAGTCATTCTCAGTAATAACTAGTAGAGAATACACGTGTGGGTCCACTTAGAAGAGCtaaactaaaaatgttttaatttaatttaaagcgTAGGTTTGCTATTATTTAAGGGGCAATGAACCTCATATCATTGCTAAAACTGCAGTCAAAGCCTCTGGGACTGGCAACACTTGCCTCCCTTGCCCTGCCCTTTGGACTTGATCTTGGCCTCTGCATCCTGGCTCCCTGCCTCTGTGATAGCTCCTCCATCTTCCCAGGCAACCAAACCAAATCATCACAGTCAACCCAGGTTCCTCCTTCTCCTCAATCCCCATGccactggtttctttcttttcttttcttttcttttttttttatttattttttttgagactgagtttcgctcttgttgcccaggctggagtgcaatggcgcaatctcgaccgcaaactccgcctcctgggtttaagtgattctcctgcctcagcctcctgagtagctgggattacaggtgcatgccaccacacccagctaatttttgtattttcagtagagatggggtttctccttgttggtcaggctggtctcaaactcccgacctcaggtaatccacccaccttggcctcccaaaatgctaggattacaggcgtgagccactgcacccggccccatgcCACTGGTTTCTAAGTCCTATCAAATTCCACCTCTGAATGCCCCTCatatttttcccttcctttctactccactgcataccCTTGGTTCAGACTCTCTGAGACAACTGCAACAGCCCCTAGGCTGGTCTCCCTGTCTTCCAGTCCACTTTCTGCCATCCTACTCTGCCCAACAGCCAGAGTGaatctttctaaaacataaatctCAAAGTGTCCTGTACTTCCTAAAACCCCTAATATCCACCCCTGCCCCCATCATTCATGGCAACTTTTCCCAAAATGTAGAACAAATACCTGAAATTACTTTAAGTAGTATATGGccagtattttttattgtaatgattttatatttattttcatgtgtaatgagggggaaaaacacattttcataGGTATTAATGGCCTAAAGCAGTTTTTTCAAATGCACATAAAATTGATTGTTTTATGTATCAAATTGAAATGTGGACCTGGCAAAAATCATGAGGGTCCTGAAGTGTGGAAAGCACTGGTCTACAGAATAAAATCCAGGCTCCTGTCCATGGCCTGCAAGGCCCCTCTCGATCTGGCCCCTACCTACCCCTCATCTGCACCTCTCACCACCCACAGCCTAGTCCAGGCAAACCAAGCCCTGTATGGTACACTCCACAACAGCCCATGCTGTGTTTGCCTGTTACGGTCTCAGCACTGGGGCAGAATGTCTGGCATGGAGTAGATGTATTCGttggggttctccagagaaacagaacctatagaagggagggtgtgtgtgtgtgtgtgtgtgtgtgtgtgagacagacagtgagtgtgagagagagagagagagagagagagagagagagacagaggtttATTATAATGAACTGGCTCACGTAATTATGGAggttggcaagtccaaaatctgcagagcCAATGTCCCAGTTCAAGTACAAAGGCTGGAAGCTGCTGTAGAACCAGGAAGAGCTGATGTCCCAGTTCGAAAGCCACATGCAAGAGAATTCTCTTACTCAGGGGAGGCTTAGACTTTTTGTTTAAGGCCTTCAGTGGATTGGAAAAGGCTCACCCATATTATAGAGGGCTGTGTGCTTTACTCCATCgaacaatttaaatgttaatctcacccACAttgaaacacccagaataatgtttgaccaaatatctgggcctcctgtggcccagccaagttgacacataaaattaactatcctGGTAGACACTCAATTTCTATTTTGAACGAATCCTCCTACTTCTGCCTACAGTGCTCCTCTCTGCTTCCTGCACACCTCCTGCCTCTTCCACACTCAGCTCTGTGGTCTGGCATCTCCTCCTcagtgccaccatgctcagtggGAGGGCTGTGATTACCTTGAAACAGCTTTCATCACCCCTTATTACTCTAGGTCAGGCCTCTAGTTCAGGCTCTTGCTGGGGTTGCTGGAAGGGTATCCACCTGCCCTCAGGCCCCACCAGCCATTCTCCATATGGTGGTCACAGTGATTTACCAACTTCCTGAATGAAAATCTTCACTGGACATGAAACGATAGTGTGAATTATGAATTTTCTTGGGTTATAAGACTGATGTCATTATGTGGGAGAATCACCTCACTCTCAGGAGATGTAGGCAGAAGGATTTAGGGTGACATGTCATCAGGTCTGCAGCCTCCTTTCAAATAGTTCAGCAAAAGACAGCACAGAGAGAAGAATAAGGAAGATAAAGAAATGCAGCAGAATGTTCAGATCACGTTTAGATGGTAGGCATTAAGGGTGAACACTGCGCTGTTATTTTAACTTCCATATGTTTGGAAAATTTTCCTAATAAAAAATCGCTTTAAAAACACACCTGGCAGGGAGTCACCCAGCTTTTCTCCCTACATGTGCTCCAAGTGGCAGGGAACTCACAAGTCCCCCATTTTCACTCTGCTCAAGCTATTGGAAAGTCCCTCCAGTTCTGAGTTAAAATTCCCCGCTGTAAATTTCTACTCACTCTACAAAGAGCTCTACTCTTTGGGACAAAATCTTCCCTCACCTACTCCCAAGCCCAGCTTTTCATTTTTCACAGTCAACTATCCCAGCCCCTCCCTAGTCCCTTTTCCAATGTAAGCAACCGGGAGGTGCTGTCGCCTCTCAAAGTGTCTCCGTCCCACTTGCCCTCCTCTCAACACACGTACCTTTATTTTTGATACCACTCTTAAACATGCTGTCCCATGGGAAAACAACAGTTTGGCTGTGCTCTGACCAACTCCACAGGCAGTGGCCCTGTCACCTCCTTTGGCCTGGGAATTCAAGGAATGCAGCTCAGACTGATTCTCTGCTGGGGCCCTCATGTGGCCCTGGCATTTGGCTCAAAGGCATTTTTCCATGtgctgctcttttttttcttttttctcttttttgagacggagtttcgctcttgttccccaggctggagtgcaatggagcgatcttggctcactgcaacctctgcctcccgggttcaagcaattctcctgcctcagcctcctcagtagctgagattacatgtcca encodes the following:
- the LYRM9 gene encoding LYR motif-containing protein 9 isoform X1, with amino-acid sequence MVQGQRVSRMAPLPGAELVQRPLQLYRYLLRCCQQLPTKGIQQHYKHAVRQSFRVHSDEDNPERIQQIIKRAIEDADWIMNKGYLRLPEDRSRCHLHLLPL
- the LYRM9 gene encoding LYR motif-containing protein 9 isoform X3, whose protein sequence is MVQGQRVSRMAPLPGAELVQRPLQLYRYLLRCCQQLPTKGIQQHYKHAVRQSFRVHSDEDNPERIQQIIKRAIEDADWIMNKYKKQN
- the LYRM9 gene encoding LYR motif-containing protein 9 isoform X4, producing MAPLPGAELVQRPLQLYRYLLRCCQQLPTKGIQQHYKHAVRQSFRVHSDEDNPERIQQIIKRAIEDADWIMNKYKKQN
- the LYRM9 gene encoding LYR motif-containing protein 9 isoform X2; this translates as MAPLPGAELVQRPLQLYRYLLRCCQQLPTKGIQQHYKHAVRQSFRVHSDEDNPERIQQIIKRAIEDADWIMNKGYLRLPEDRSRCHLHLLPL